A single Primulina eburnea isolate SZY01 chromosome 11, ASM2296580v1, whole genome shotgun sequence DNA region contains:
- the LOC140804312 gene encoding CMP-sialic acid transporter 4-like isoform X1, translated as MDYRRIKDQDKDRAIADDVESLRGRSHSGSPSSVAGFGGNSNELSKWKLKSVVTLALTLLTSSQAILIVWSKRAGKYEYSVTTANFLVEALKCALSLAALVRIWKSEGVTEDNRLTTTFDEVSVYPIPAALYLIKNLLQYYIFAYVDAPGYQILKNLNIISTGVLYRIILKRKLSEIQWAAFILLCAGCTTAQLNSNSDQVMQTPLQGWLMAVIMALLSGFAGVYTEAIVKKRPSRNINVQNFWLYVFGMAFNAVAILVQDFDAVVNKGFFHGYSLITVLMILNHALSGIAVSMVMKYADNIVKVYSTSVAMLLTAVVSVFLFGFHLSLAFFLGSTVVSVSVYLHSIGKLQR; from the exons ATGGATTATAGAAGAATAAAGGATCAG GATAAGGACAGGGCTATAGCTGATGATGTAGAGAGTCTACGGGGAAGATCCCATTCAG GATCTCCCAGTAGTGTGGCTGGTTTTGGAGGTAACTCTAATGAACTGTCTAAGTGGAAGCTCAA gTCAGTTGTAACACTTGCATTGACTTTACTTACGAGTTCACAAGCAATTCTCATTGTCTGGTCAAAGAGGGCAGGAAAGTACGAGTACAGTGTCACAACTGCAAACTTTTTG GTAGAAGCTTTGAAATGTGCACTATCACTTGCTGCCTTGGTAAGAATATGGAAGAGCGAAGGTGTTACTGAGGATAACAG GTTGACTACTACATTTGATGAAGTTAGTGTATATCCCATTCCTGCAGCTCTTTATCTTATCAAGAATTTACTTCAA TATTACATCTTTGCATATGTAGATGCTCCAGGGTATCAAATATTAAAGAATCTGAACATCATAAGCACTGGCGTGTTATACCGTATCATACTTAAGAGAAA GTTGAGTGAAATTCAGTGGGCAGCTTTCATTTTATTGTGTGCAGGGTGCACTACAGCACAACTCAACTCTAA TTCAGATCAAGTAATGCAAACTCCTTTGCAAGGCTGGCTGATGGCAGTT ATCATGGCCCTTCTCAGTGGTTTTGCTGGAGTCTACACTGAG GCTATAGTTAAAAAACGACCTTCGAGGAACATTAACGTCCAGAACTTTTGGTTGTATGTATTTGGGATGGCTTTCAATGCTGTTGCAATCCTCGTTCAAGATTTTGATGCTGTCGTCAACAA GGGATTCTTTCATGGGTATTCATTAATTACAGTTCTCATGATCCTAAACCATGCTCTCAG tGGAATTGCTGTATCAATGGTAATGAAGTATGCAGATAACATAGTGAAG GTCTATTCTACATCTGTTGCAATGCTTTTGACTGCTGTTGTGTCTGTTTTTCTATTTGGATTTCATCTTTCTCTTGCTTTTTTCCTTGGTTCCAC TGTTGTTTCTGTCTCTGTTTACCTACATTCAATTGGAAAGCTCCAGAGATAG
- the LOC140804310 gene encoding acyltransferase GLAUCE-like yields MGTLEPNHPSSIQDLKVTIHSSSLISPSRQSSQTPKPIFLSNIDKVLNFNVQTVHFFPPNPEFPLEVVAARLKKAIEKLVMVPYDFLAGKLILNHQSGRPEIECNGPGVGFVVASADITMEEIGDLVYPNPAYRELIIQRLDDVEGDQPLCIFQVTSFKCGGFVLGTSANHMLFDGMSFKHFLENLASQAFEDKPLATVPCNDRRLLAARSPPQVTFPHPELLKLKLPIGEELANLEFQAEQEDLEFKIMNLSPDDVSFLKEKAKTSIGTEMIRTGTLETPKITSFNVVATHIWRCKALSRDVENNADRLSTILFSVDIRSRLRPPLPLSYSGNAVLPAYASAKCSELEHEPFSKLVAMVSEGASRMNNDYARSSIDWGEIYRGFPDGEFLISSWWKLGFDEVVYPWGKSSYGCPVVYHRKDIILLFPEIAGASSANNGVNVLVALPPKELEKFQSLFHKFLK; encoded by the exons ATGGGAACTCTCGAACCTAACCACCCTTCTTCCATCCAAGACTTGAAGGTCACCATCCACAGCTCATCTCTAATATCACCATCCCGACAGAGTTCTCAAACCCCGAAACCCATTTTCTTGTCCAACATCGACAAAGTCCTCAATTTCAATGTCCAGACAGTGCATTTCTTCCCTCCGAACCCTGAGTTTCCCCTTGAAGTTGTGGCCGCTAGGCTTAAAAAGGCTATAGAGAAACTAGTCATGGTTCCGTATGATTTCTTGGCAGGGAAGTTGATACTGAACCACCAGTCCGGGCGGCCGGAGATCGAGTGTAACGGGCCGGGTGTAGGCTTCGTGGTGGCTTCGGCCGACATTACGATGGAGGAGATTGGGGATTTGGTGTATCCTAATCCAGCATATAGggagcttatcatccagaggttGGATGATGTTGAAGGTGATCAGCCACTTTGCATTTTTCAG GTGACTTCGTTCAAGTGTGGTGGTTTTGTATTGGGAACGTCAGCTAATCATATGTTGTTTGATGGAATGAGCTTCAAACATTTCTTGGAAAACCTAGCTTCACAAGCTTTTGAGGATAAGCCATTAGCCACGGTTCCATGCAATGACCGTCGCCTCCTCGCTGCTAGGTCTCCGCCGCAAGTCACGTTCCCTCACCCTGAATTACTCAAACTCAAACTCCCGATTGGCGAAGAATTAGCAAATCTCGAGTTCCAGGCCGAACAAGAGGACCtagaattcaagatcatgaacttGAGCCCCGATGATGTAAGTTTCTTGAAGGAAAAGGCGAAAACTAGTATAGGGACTGAAATGATCAGAACTGGAACCCTAGAAACCCCCAAGATCACCAGCTTCAATGTCGTCGCCACGCATATCTGGCGGTGCAAGGCGCTGTCGCGTGACGTCGAAAACAACGCTGATCGGCTCTCGACGATTCTCTTCTCCGTGGACATACGCTCCCGGCTGAGGCCGCCGCTGCCACTCTCCTACTCCGGCAACGCGGTGCTCCCTGCTTATGCATCAGCCAAATGTTCGGAGCTCGAACACGAACCGTTCTCCAAGTTAGTGGCCATGGTCTCGGAGGGGGCGAGCCGCATGAACAACGATTACGCCAGGTCCTCCATAGACTGGGGGGAGATATACCGAGGGTTTCCAGACGGGGAGTTCTTGATTTCTTCATGGTGGAAACTAGGGTTTGACGAGGTGGTGTACCCGTGGGGGAAATCGAGCTACGGTTGCCCCGTCGTGTACCATAGAAAGGATATCATATTGCTGTTTCCTGAGATCGCCGGAGCTTCGTCCGCCAATAATGGAGTCAATGTCTTGGTCGCATTGCCACCTAAGGAATTGGAAAAATTCCAATCTCTCTTTCACAAGTTCTTGAAATGA
- the LOC140804312 gene encoding CMP-sialic acid transporter 4-like isoform X2 produces MILMFAIELQDLPVVWLVLEVSCNTCIDFTYEFTSNSHCLVKEGRKVRVQCHNCKLFEALKCALSLAALVRIWKSEGVTEDNRLTTTFDEVSVYPIPAALYLIKNLLQYYIFAYVDAPGYQILKNLNIISTGVLYRIILKRKLSEIQWAAFILLCAGCTTAQLNSNSDQVMQTPLQGWLMAVIMALLSGFAGVYTEAIVKKRPSRNINVQNFWLYVFGMAFNAVAILVQDFDAVVNKGFFHGYSLITVLMILNHALSGIAVSMVMKYADNIVKVYSTSVAMLLTAVVSVFLFGFHLSLAFFLGSTVVSVSVYLHSIGKLQR; encoded by the exons ATGATCCTGATGTTTGCTATTGAATTACAGGATCTCCCAGTAGTGTGGCTGGTTTTGGAG gTCAGTTGTAACACTTGCATTGACTTTACTTACGAGTTCACAAGCAATTCTCATTGTCTGGTCAAAGAGGGCAGGAAAGTACGAGTACAGTGTCACAACTGCAAACTTTTTG AAGCTTTGAAATGTGCACTATCACTTGCTGCCTTGGTAAGAATATGGAAGAGCGAAGGTGTTACTGAGGATAACAG GTTGACTACTACATTTGATGAAGTTAGTGTATATCCCATTCCTGCAGCTCTTTATCTTATCAAGAATTTACTTCAA TATTACATCTTTGCATATGTAGATGCTCCAGGGTATCAAATATTAAAGAATCTGAACATCATAAGCACTGGCGTGTTATACCGTATCATACTTAAGAGAAA GTTGAGTGAAATTCAGTGGGCAGCTTTCATTTTATTGTGTGCAGGGTGCACTACAGCACAACTCAACTCTAA TTCAGATCAAGTAATGCAAACTCCTTTGCAAGGCTGGCTGATGGCAGTT ATCATGGCCCTTCTCAGTGGTTTTGCTGGAGTCTACACTGAG GCTATAGTTAAAAAACGACCTTCGAGGAACATTAACGTCCAGAACTTTTGGTTGTATGTATTTGGGATGGCTTTCAATGCTGTTGCAATCCTCGTTCAAGATTTTGATGCTGTCGTCAACAA GGGATTCTTTCATGGGTATTCATTAATTACAGTTCTCATGATCCTAAACCATGCTCTCAG tGGAATTGCTGTATCAATGGTAATGAAGTATGCAGATAACATAGTGAAG GTCTATTCTACATCTGTTGCAATGCTTTTGACTGCTGTTGTGTCTGTTTTTCTATTTGGATTTCATCTTTCTCTTGCTTTTTTCCTTGGTTCCAC TGTTGTTTCTGTCTCTGTTTACCTACATTCAATTGGAAAGCTCCAGAGATAG
- the LOC140804311 gene encoding LOW QUALITY PROTEIN: uncharacterized protein (The sequence of the model RefSeq protein was modified relative to this genomic sequence to represent the inferred CDS: deleted 2 bases in 2 codons) — MENEEKVEDEAEAEAVADFVRKEVSDWDDEVKGRARFKALSGQRSDWEPLYLFWRDLIIKVARHLRIFLIRPSHVQCIWFRRNGLSPLCLQRILVEMCRAGDLLPISSAHPPTVTSHLSHFLRKSIHFLVSRPSTSNDDSLTLSGDNYILAALLEERALEVVKTLSENHWTLSCVISMRKFQDICLGSKEALVILNYLSTHGKAKQLVMNTAERIEGVKVCLTEVAVASASSMDYSVLHLIWTAEKLEQQLNVIDQRYHKTRNSAVAFLKSGNKRVALKYARELKQVSLSREKCTALLERVEKVIQVLAYAESSKMVSDAIQISSRTIRENQITVEEVELCLQEIDDNIHSLKQVDSVLESSPMYTDLVEEDIEDEFKKLRLEISGETTTQFSNKNGD; from the exons ATGGAGAACGAAGAAAAAGTTGAAGATGAAGCAGAGGCAGAGGCAGTGGCTGATTTTGTTCGGAAAGAGGTTAGTGATTGGGATGACGAGGTCAAGGGACGAGCAAGATTCAAAGCCCTGAGCGGACAGAGATCTGATTGGGAACCACTTTACCTTTTCTGGAGGGATTTGATTATTAAGGTTGCTCGCCACCTCCGAATCTTCCTCATT CGCCCCTCCCATGTTCAATGCATCTGGTTTCGCCGAAATGGTTTGTCCCCTCTGTGCCTCCAACGCATACTCGTGGAGATGTGCCGAGCCGGTGACTTATTGCCAATCTCGTCCGCCCATCCACCTACTGTAACTTCTCATCTCTCTCACTTTCTTCGCAAATCAATACATTTTTTGGTTTCTCGTCCTTCAACTTCTAATGATGATAGTCTCACTCTTTCCGGAGACAATTACATTCTTGCCGCACTCTTAGAG GAAAGAGCTTTGGAAGTAGTAAAGACTTTGTCCGAAAACCACTGGACACTTTCTTGTGTAATTTCCATGAGAAAATTTCAAGATATTTGTCTAGGATCCAAGGAAGCACTTGTGATTCTAAATTATTTGTCAACACATGGCAAGGCAAAACAACTTGTCATGAACACAGCTGAACGGATTGAG GGAGTAAAAGTTTGTCTTACTGAGGTTGCAGTTGCTAGTGCCTCGAGTATGGACTACAGTGTTTTGCACTTAATTTGGACTGCAGAAAAGCTAGAACAGCAGCTTAATGTGATTGACCAGCGATATCATAA AACCAGGAATTCAGCTGTAGCTTTTCTTAAATCGGGAAACAAGAGAGTCGCCCTGAAATATGCAAGAGAACTGAAGCAGGTATCGCTGAGCCGAGAAAAATGCACAGCACTTTTGGAGCGGGTGGAGAAAGTTATCCAGGTCCTTGCATATGCCGAGTCATCTAAAATG GTTTCCGATGCCATACAAATCAGCAGCCGGACTATACGTGAAAATCAGATC ACAGTTGAAGAAGTTGAGCTCTGTCTACAGGAAATCGATGACAATATTCATTCTTTGAAACAAGTTGACAGTGTTTTAG AATCATCTCCAATGTATACAGATTTGGTTGAAGAAGATATAGAAGATGAATTCAAGAAGCTTCGGCTGGAAATTAGTGGTGAAACGACCACTCAATTTTCGAACAAAAATGGGGACTGA